A part of Solenopsis invicta isolate M01_SB chromosome 2, UNIL_Sinv_3.0, whole genome shotgun sequence genomic DNA contains:
- the LOC105197454 gene encoding intraflagellar transport protein 57 homolog, translating into MFRDGQKIVVEDGLAPSASYVINIRMEDLLEKLKLLNYDAEFVQELKMKPINRHHFVIPTNPGEQFYMFTCLAVWLIRKAGKSVQIPQESDDPNSTIALILDYLREIDIPVEFPPNKLKQGSGEHAVYVLDNLADHVLKVEKFKWKRISIPPDEPTPEPDIEDDDAELILEKVEEEMMAEYEDDDQDILHIDDITKLYGQNINETQKLDNYLESTTNREEWQLELEKVLPRLKVTVKTDSRDWRAHIDQMKQLRTNIATNLSGTKTHLNKIYTDISNTLDKIKTRETYLNRQLDPSLTEYRSLQEELSKVKEQYRDVSGGVTERTRVLNKLMEELEHVKREMDERGSSMTDGTPLINIKKTITRMKNEISEMNIRIGVLEYSLMCARVRDRTQLREDMNSTSTSVMI; encoded by the exons ATGTTTCGAGACGGTCAAAAAATTGTCGTGGAGGACGGGCTGGCCCCGTCGGCGTCGTATGTCATAAACATTCGAATGGAAGATCTGCTGGAGAAATTGAAGCTGTTGAATTACGATGCGGAATTCGTACAAGAGCTAAAAATGAAACCGATCAATAG GCATCACTTCGTAATTCCGACGAATCCCGGTGAACAATTTTACATGTTTACTTGCCTGGCCGTATGGCTGATTAGAAAAGCGGGGAAAAGCGTTCAGATTCCGCAAGAGTCAGACGATCCCAATTCCACGATAGCCTTGATATTGGATTATCTCAGAGAGATCGACATACCCGTGGAGTTTCCACCCAACAAGCTTAAGCAGGGCAGCGGGGAACATGCGGTTTACGTTTTGGATAATTTGGCCGATCACGTTTTAAAGGTGGAAAAATTCAAATGGAAGAG AATAAGTATTCCACCCGATGAGCCTACCCCGGAACCGGATATCGAAGATGACGACGCGGAGTTGATCTTGGAGAAAGTAGAAGAGGAAATGATGGCCGAGTATGAGGACGATGATCAAGATATCTTACACATAGACGACATTACGAAGCTTTATGGACAAAATATT AACGAGACGCAAAAACTGGACAACTATTTAGAATCGACGACTAATAGGGAAGAGTGGCAATTAGAATTGGAAAAAGTTCTACCTCGTTTGAAAGTAACTGTTAAGACAG ATTCAAGAGATTGGCGGGCGCATATCGACCAGATGAAACAATTGCGTACGAATATCGCGACCAATCTGAGCGGGACGAAGACTCACTTGAACAAAATTTACACCGATATCAGCAACACTTTGGACAAGATCAAAACTAGAGAAACTTATCTTAATCGGCAACTCGATCCGTCTTTAACAGAGTACCGCTCATTGCAA gaAGAACTATCGAAAGTCAAGGAACAATACAGAGACGTTAGTGGTGGTGTTACCGAACGAACGAGGGTTCTGAACAAGTTAATGGAAGAGTTGGAACACGTGAAGAGAGAAATGGATGAGAGAGGCTCCAGCATGACTGACGGAA CGCCGCTTATCAACATAAAGAAAACGATCACGAGGATGAAAAACGAGATTTCCGAGATGAACATTCGAATTGGCGTGCTGGAGTACAGCTTAATGTGTGCGAGAGTGCGGGATCGTACGCAGCTACGAGAGGATATGAATAGCACGAGTACCTCAGTAATGATTTAA